A genome region from Populus alba chromosome 5, ASM523922v2, whole genome shotgun sequence includes the following:
- the LOC118028203 gene encoding uncharacterized protein has protein sequence MANFTASQLKENAEEMRSRAKKLGETARKCGKSSGSLNMKEKHKKKKSVKQLETEEVGNSDKPVIKTVLVGIKRMDARAYRELFKQEQKNAKLEGSQDLIVNRTPGVDTEVRSGCKVMSSKQKRSIDDLNFDATEMVSNEDGDAAPYERGRTDSVDSCSERQRLKKRNKVSNNNTDSPSLKAALIGTSGAPVHKMSQVMPSSSGLLNTTDANHVSNFSHLTSKLSQVLKADMVGYDGGRNLHDDSEKSLHLF, from the exons ATGGCGAACTTCACTGCCTCTCAGCTTAAGGAGAATGCAGAGGAAATGAGGAGCAGAGCAAAGAAGCTAGGAGAAACGGCCAGGAAGTGTGGTAAAAGCTCGGGCTCTTTAAATATGAAGGAAAAgcacaagaaaaagaagagtgtGAAACAACTTGAAACTGAAGAAGTTGGAAACAGTGACAAACCTGTTATCAAAACTGTCCTGGTTGGAATTAAGAGAATGGATGCTCGTGCTTACAGGGAACTGTTCAAACAGGAACAAAAGAACGCTAAACTGGAAGGTAGCCAAGATCTGATAGTAAATAGGACACCTGGGGTTGATACTGAGGTGAGGAGTGGTTGCAAAGTGATGTcttctaaacaaaaaagaagtattGACGACTTGAATTTTGATGCTACGGAAATGGTTTCAAATGAAGATGGTGATGCAGCTCCATATGAGCGCGGCAGGACTGATTCTGTGGATTCATGTTCCGAAAGGCAAAGGTTAAAGAAGCGCAATAAAGTGTCCAACAATAACACTGATTCGCCTTCTCTGAAAGCTGCTTTAATAG GAACTTCTGGAGCTCCAGTGCATAAGATGTCTCAAGTCATGCCAAGTTCAAGTGGCCTTCTTAACACAACTGATGCGAATCACGTTTCTAACTTCTCACATTTGACTAGTAAATTATCACAAGTACTGAAAGCCGACATGGTTGGGTATGATGGAGGAAGGAACTTGCATGATGATTCTGAGAAGAGTCTCCATCTTTTTTGA